In Halichondria panicea chromosome 9, odHalPani1.1, whole genome shotgun sequence, a genomic segment contains:
- the LOC135342032 gene encoding PHD finger protein 10-like encodes MGDSSGEEFTPPPSKRQVRSDSREDDKNDPSYRGNKGSPPPHSVRSDYFPASQLFEYQWPLGNTTADYFMLQEQVKEFLDIRGIQRKYPDWRRRALEVEEREFLVGMSVVSETLSNMGLVALQSEEVLESMATDYPYKYSEYVQVLKEKEFQQTLRNKMIEARRMAAVTAQLESDDVARADVRSGALRMVGQFNQQLARQRETLTKGYIDPHTKLHHFPRSPTKLRPVPVKTRYPAALLPGQYSDNYPIFTSQELSQLPLNTVSGVPEYMAKKIQAQPQAGNSLGVQANPNPGVPNSTVVKAAADDLLKILKSSKSKSQPSTPVGEGRQVSLLNSIQKLLTAYATGSRTGAKPMSVESSKQTSVSSTRRSSLSELLKGGESGMGSSSEQASKATNKDGSSEIRVEEKDQSGIELLEDAKEKNRGIIQGTVSEMLNSDQANVDTKPERTATIEKPSNKSKKPNMRTALCSVCRKGRGSNMKGVAEDLVQCSQCFTFAHPTCYNLPSTILSVLKLYDWQCLECKTCQVCKSPHEEDKMVFCDDCDRGYHSFCVGLDEVPSGNWLCPLCGRCGSCDKDKAGPTAESKWKHEYIEGRFIHTLCVECSSYFRQGCYCPVCYKVYKDDHTDSPMVCCDSCDRWIHTGCDGISVQEYEKLSEENSNYMCIKCRNK; translated from the exons ATGGGGGACAGCTCTGGTGAAGAG TttacccctcccccctccaaaCGTCAAGTACGCTCTGACAGTCGGGAGGATGACAAGAATGACCCGAGTTACCGTGGCAACAAAGGCTCACCCCCTCCTCACTCTGTCAGGTCCGATTATTTCCCTGCCTCCCAGCTGTTCGAGTATCAGTGGCCGCTAGGAAATACTACAGCAGATTACTTCATGTTACAAGAACAG GTGAAAGAGTTCTTGGATATTCGGGGTATCCAGAGGAAATATCCAGACTGGAGGAGGAGGGCTTTGGAAGTGGAAGAGAGGGAGTTCCTAGTGGGGATGAGTGTGGTCTCTGAGACCCTCAGTAACATGG GACTAGTAGCGCTGCAAAGTGAGGAGGTGCTGGAGTCAATGGCAACAGACTATCCTTACAAGTACTCAGAGTATGTGCAAGTACTCAAAGAGAAAGAGTTTCAGCAGACGCTACGAAACAAGATGATTGAAGCACGAAGAATGGCAGCGGTCACAGCACAGCTCGAGTCTGAT GATGTGGCTCGTGCTGACGTGAGGAGTGGAGCACTGAGGATGGTGGGCCAGTTCAACCAGCAGCTAGCCAGACAGCGAGAGACTCTGACAAAGGGATACATTGATCCTCACACAAAg CTCCATCACTTCCCTCGCTCCCCTACAAAGCTCCGCCCAGTCCCTGTCAAGACCCGCTACCCTGCCGCCCTCCTCCCCGGTCAGTACAGTGACAACTACCCCATCTTCACTTCACAGGAACTCAGCCAGCTACCTCTCAACACTGTTTCTG GTGTGCCCGAGTACATGGCTAAAAAAATTCAAGCTCAACCACAAGCCGGGAACAGCTTGGGGGTGCAGGCAAATCCAAACCCTGGGGTACCAAACTCGACAGTTGTTAAAGCTGCCGCTGACGATTTGCTGAAAATTTTAAAGTCGTCGAAATCCAAATCGCAACCATCTACACCTGTTGGTGAAGGAAGACAGGTCTCTCTGCTGAACTCAATTCAGAAACTATTGACTGCTTATGCAACTGGCAGTAGAACTGGCGCTAAACCTATGAGTGTGGAGTCGTCAAAACAAACGTCTGTTTCTAGTACACGTCGATCAAGCCTATCGGAACTGCTCAAGGGTGGTGAGTCTGGTATGGGATCATCGAGTGAACAAGCTAGTAAAGCAACTAACAAAGATGGATCTTCAGAGATTCGAGTTGAGGAAAAGGATCAGTCTGGTATAGAGTTGTTAGAAGATGCTAAGGAAAAGAATCGTGGTATTATCCAGGGAACCGTCTCAGAAATGCTGAATAGTGATCAAGCAAATGTTGATACTAAGCCTGAGAGGACGGCTACCATTGAAAAGCCTTCAAACAAGTCAAAG AAGCCTAACATGAGGACTGCCTTGTGTAGTGTTTGCAGAAAGGGGCGTGGCTCTAACATGAAGGGTGTTGCCGAGGACTTAGTGCAATGTAGTCAGTGTTTCACATTTG ctcatcCGACCTGCTACAACCTTCCCTCCACCATACTCTCTGTTCTGAAGCTCTATGATTGGCAGTGCCTGGAATGCAAAACCTGTCAG GTGTGTAAGAGTCCCCATGAAGAAGACAAGATGGTATTCTGTGATGATTGTGACAGAGGGTACCACTCGTTCTGTGTCGGACTGGATGAAGTGCCCTCAG GCAACTGGCTGTGCCCGCTGTGTGGTAGATGTGGAAGTTGCGACAAAGATAAGGCAGGGCCTACAGCTGAGTCTAAGTGGAAGCACGAG TACATTGAAGGTCGGTTTATCCACACACTGTGTGTGGAGTGCTCCAGTTACTTCAGGCAAGGCTGCTACTGTCCCGTCTGTTATAAGGTGTATAAAGATGACCACACAGACAGTCCTATGGTCTGCTGTGACTCATGTGATCGCTGGATCCACACAG GTTGTGATGGAATATCAGTGCAAGAGTATGAAAAACTATCAGAAGAAAACTCAAATTACATGTGCATTAAATGCAGAAACAAATAG
- the LOC135342031 gene encoding uncharacterized protein LOC135342031, whose product MQTERQESCRDAPIAKRDALSQSMVGILVDVSGSMERAFDLDSSKDATVERVHTILTTVLRIVKAELNHHSNRSDEIFVTAFGLDIKVNTCDLVAVLDLIAGPEHLRRLEPHDALVKLAKNHGAAHAERWIREHLNKEEARDLFRVLCFDEDLVPELIQKIPPGRSRSSSILSVLRNNLPGGRYVEGFVVHQTEAYCYAQDLVKSKDKVILRKLESIEHSFPKSVLYVSQLLDDLNLIDDDSSCASSSLHSRIKELIDPIRPYIFGGTPMCKAIRRASQVFRFSGARSKVLLILSDGESADGNPRFIARDLKDSIIVSCYLTDAHISDPRCLMDKASPDWPKSDGRQTLFDISSTVKNVDPPVSFLIDFGWKLPPSGESRLFVQANSLDVVDELCKIVVAELTNPCDALVDLLQKVPLSLYINQENASFKPEKQVGGTCYAHAVATVFHLAMHRIVGRDGGHPEFKQIKDRLIADYGKDGAFAERVLERVGPEYRLHFNKVDEIRARQALNHRRPLVAMFFLRKNQWDKFREFYEKTPKEVLQRDNLGDGSTVAGVGDGGHAVVLIRCSPDYLLFMNSWGLTWADGGFFRVKDASVLDRMTFYDVYWTLNDLKQSEKDAYQIEAIKKAKNLTATFPSINSLLFECPKCRITSSVKEFEGDLIEANCPKCEHKFRPTNDDLVKSLYLRNV is encoded by the exons GCAGACTGAGAGGCAGGAATCTTGCCGAGATGCACCCATTGCAAAAAGAG ATGCACTGAGTCAATCCATGGTTGGGATACTAGTGGATGTATCAGGATCCATGGAAAGAGCATTTGATCTCGATAGCTCAAAAGATGCCACTGTGGAGCGTGTTCATACTATTTTAACAACCGTTCTCAGGATTGTGAAAGCAGAATTGAACCATCATAGCAACCGATCAGATGAAATTTTTGTAACTGCGTTTGGGCTAGACATAAAAGTTAATACCTGTGATCTGGTTGCTGTGTTAGACCTTATTGCTGGTCCAGAACATCTGCGCAGATTAGAACCGCACGATGCATTAGTTAAACTAGCCAAAAATCATGGAGCTGCACATGCTGAGCGATGGATTCGAGAGCACCTGAACAAAGAGGAAGCTAGAGATCTCTTTAGGGTTTTATGTTTTGATGAGGATCTTGTACCAGAATTGATACAGAAAATACCCCCAGGCAGATCTAGATCAAGCTCTATCTTGTCTGTACTAAGGAATAATTTACCAGGAGGTAGATATGTCGAAGGGTTTGTTGTACATCAAACAGAAGCTTACTGCTATGCCCAAGACCTTGTTAAAAGCAAAGATAAGGTCATCCTACGAAAGCTTGAGTCGATAGAGCATTCTTTCCCCAAATCTGTTTTGTATGTTTCCCAGCTCTTGGATGACCTAAACTTGATAGACGACGACTCTTCTTGTGCTTCCAGCTCTCTTCATTCTCGAATTAAAGAGCTCATTGATCCCATTAGGCCTTACATATTTGGTGGCACTCCAATGTGTAAGGCAATCCGCAGAGCTTCTCAAGTGTTTCGTTTTTCTGGAGCTAGGTCCAAAGTGTTGCTCATTCTTTCTGATGGTGAATCAGCTGATGGAAATCCGCGATTCATTGCTAGAGATCTGAAAGATTCCATTATAGTGTCTTGTTATCTCACAGACGCACATATTTCCGATCCAAGATGCCTGATGGACAAGGCCTCTCCTGATTGGCCAAAGAGTGATGGCCGACAGACACTTTTTGACATCAGCTCCACTGTGAAAAATGTTGATCCTCCAGTTTCATTTCTTATTGATTTTGGCTGGAAATTGCCACCCTCGGGAGAAAGCCGCTTGTTTGTTCAGGCAAACAGCTTGGATGTGGTAGATGAGCTGTGCAAAATTGTCGTCGCTGAGCTGACAAACCCTTGTGATGCTCTCGTGGATCTCTTGCAAAAGGTGCCACTGAGTCTGTACATTAACCAAGAAAATGCGAGTTTCAAACCTGAGAAGCAAGTCGGCGGCACATGCTATGCACATGCTGTTGCTACTGTGTTTCACCTTGCCATGCATCGGATTGTTGGTCGAGACGGAGGGCACCCAGAGTTCAAGCAAATCAAGGACCGATTAATTGCGGACTACGGCAAAGACGGGGCTTTTGCAGAAAGAGTTCTTGAACGAGTTGGTCCTGAGTATCGCTTGCACTTCAACAAAGTCGATGAGATTCGTGCCCGACAAGCACTCAACCACAGGAGGCCGCTTGTTGCAATGTTTTTCTTGAGAAAGAACCAATGGGACAAGTTTCGTGAGTTCTACGAGAAAACGCCAAAGGAGGTCCTGCAGAGGGATAATCTTGGCG ATGGGTCTACTGTGGCAGGCGTGGGTGACGGTGGTCATGCTGTGGTTTTGATCCGGTGTAGCCCTGATTATCTTCTATTCATGAACTCCTGGGGCCTAACATGGGCTGATGGTGGATTCTTCAGAGTAAAAGATGCCTCTGTGCTAGACAGAATGACCTTTTATGATGTCTACTGGACGCTGAACGATCTCAAACAGAGCGAAAAGGATGCCTATCAAATTGAGGCGATCAAAAAAGCAAAAAACCTGACAGCTACATTTCCCAGTATTAACAGCTTGCTATTCGAATGTCCTAAGTGCCGAATAACGTCGAGTGTGAAAGAATTCGAAGGTGATTTGATCGAGGCGAATTGCCCGAAGTGTGAGCATAAATTCAGGCCTACAAACGATGACCTTGTGAAGAGTCTGTACCTTAGAAATGTTTAA